From Miscanthus floridulus cultivar M001 chromosome 15, ASM1932011v1, whole genome shotgun sequence, the proteins below share one genomic window:
- the LOC136509135 gene encoding disease resistance protein Pik-2-like: MELALGAMAGLAPKLGELLTQEYVVQKGLKPDIKSLSRELVTMKAGLEDLSKVPPDQLTEVEKLWARHIRELSYDMEDAVDDFVLRVAGGECAADATDANVFKKILGKATAAVKKVKHRHQISDKIKDIKKLSDELAGLRAKYTVRGPGADLAASTGIDPRVRNLYKKESDLVGIEESRDRVIRMLSMEAKHDAHASDQDLKIVSIVGVGGLGKTTLAKTVHDMLKKQFGCSAFVSVGRTPNLTRTFEKMLVELDKKYKQVDMARWDIEQFGNELHEFLEQKRYFIVVDDIWDVESWKEIRHALEYNNCRSRIIMTTRNFEVATKAGEVYKLKPLSDGNSEKLFYKRIQSLEGKSLDGVSGELSSKIIHKCGGIPLAIIAIASLLVERPYEDWSKVYDSIGFGNGDNTTKILSYSYYDLPSYLKPCILYLSHLPEDSITDTNVVIWMWIGEGFVHLEKEEGSLFEVGQRYFNELVNRSLIQPMDTCTWFTQFFRIHDIVFDFIRKLSGVENFITVLDSREQHASPDSLRNEKKTDMPCSDSKVRRLAIQNHHVQCFPVDSMEMPEVLRSLIIEGSKIENMAPLHRFRVCRVLNLQECRVPMSLKHIGRLLHLKYLGISFTAVDELPKELGHLKSLQSLLLIDIGLDELPPTVCSLTQLMCLVAQGFKRFPANRMGNLTSLEELRLDSIVGRSAAEGLVAELGKLTRLRMVMMIFAEELDESLQKALVRSLCSLRELQELVLSSSGRQQGAIVWEDWEAPMQLRCLIIKGIRFTRFPGWINHSRLRRLCSLFLCMYAVGVHDLDNLARLPELSYLMLGGFSWPPGYTVGKDGFRNLRFCHVGTALKFPMGAMPRLEQLWFSVYAGYQSGVVNDVPLEQFPTKDEIEDHDLGLDNLLSLEKVNVKVMCSGATAAEVHEVEAMVTRAVENLPNRPTIKVDRAREENMVSDEHRVALLQQHIQLRYRVLRLKDEPDAYFIALLRSYRLLQKAVISIDCAGASLCEVEKVEATFRHAAEVHRNHLTIHLIRTSTDEMVSSSDHPDTEVEKVKNHPNRPAIQMDRAHEGNMLSDEHRVALLQQHIQLRYRVLRLKDEPDAYFIALLRSYRLLQKAVISIDCAGASLCEVEKVEATFRHAAEVHRNHLTIHLIRTSTDEMVSSSDHPDTEVEKVKNHPNRPAIQMDRAHEGNMLSDEHRVALLQQTIRRRCRVLQLKDEPDAFFINHLRSYRRGKKAVISIDCTGASMCEVEKVEASFRHAAEVHPNHPTIQLIRTNTDKMVSSSDHPNTELDDDQDDSPNNLLCKLQIDDKRHDLPQLGSTALVFSFGAGSEEHHESTARKRCARRKRAIGSARELRPSTRLAEKERPNFEDPSPSSASPVQVARVDFSGDDDHDDSIHNLLCKLQLRN, encoded by the exons ATGGAGCTCGCCTTGGGGGCCATGGCCGGCCTGGCCCCCAAGCTGGGCGAGCTGCTCACGCAGGAGTACGTCGTGCAGAAGGGCCTCAAGCCCGACATCAAGTCCCTCTCCAGGGAGCTTGTGACGATGAAAGCTGGCCTGGAGGACTTGTCTAAGGTTCCACCGGACCAGCTCACTGAGGTGGAAAAGCTTTGGGCACGGCACATCCGGGAGCTATCTTATGACATGGAGGATGCTGTCGATGACTTTGTCCTGCGTGTGGCCGGCGGAGAGTGTGCAGCTGATGCCACCGACGCCAACGTCTTCAAGAAGATCCTTGGCAAGGCCACCGCTGCGGTGAAGAAGGTCAAGCATCGCCATCAGATCTCTGACAAGATTAAAGACATCAAGAAACTCTCCGACGAGCTGGCTGGGCTCCGTGCCAAGTACACAGTTAGAGGCCCGGGAGCTGATCTTGCCGCGAGCACCGGCATCGACCCCCGTGTCCGCAATCTGTACAAGAAAGAGTCCGATCTGGTTGGCATCGAGGAGTCAAGGGACAGAGTCATAAGGATGCTATCTATGGAGgccaaacatgatgctcatgcgtCTGATCAAGATCTAAAGATAGTGTCTATAGTCGGGGTTGGAGGATTGGGCAAGACTACTCTAGCCAAAACAGTGcatgatatgcttaagaaacaATTCGGTTGTTCTGCTTTTGTTTCTGTTGGTAGGACTCCTAACCTGACTAGGACATTTGAGAAGATGCTAGTGGAGCTCGATAAGAAGTATAAGCAAGTCGACATGGCCAGATGGGATATAGAGCAATTTGGAAACGAACTGCATGAATTCTTAGAACAAAAGAG GTACTTCATTGTTGTTGATGACATATGGGATGTTGAATCGTGGAaagagatcagacatgccttggaGTACAATAATTGTAGGAGTAGAATCATCATGACTACTCGTAATTTTGAGGTTGCCACAAAAGCAGGAGAGGTTTACAAACTAAAACCTCTTTCTGATGGAAACTCTGAGAAATTATTCTACAAAAGAATACAGAGCCTGGAAGGGAAAAGTCTTGATGGAGTATCAGGTGAATTGTCTAGTAAAATCATACATAAATGTGGCGGCATACCATTGGCTATCATTGCAATAGCTAGTTTATTGGTTGAAAGACCGTATGAGGACTGGTCAAAGGTTTATGACTCAATTGGTTTTGGGAATGGAGACAATACAACAAAGATACTGTCATATAGCTACTATGATCTGCCTTCTTACCTAAAGCCATGCATATTATATCTAAGCCATTTGCCAGAAGATTCTAtcactgatacaaatgttgtgattTGGATGTGGATAGGTGAAGGTTTTGTCCATCTTGAGAAAGAGGAGGGTAGTCTATTTGAGGTTGGACAAAGATACTTCAACGAGCTTGTCAATAGAAGCTTGATCCAACCaatggacacatgtacttggttcaCACAATTTTTCCGTATTCATGATATTGTGTTTGATTTCATCCGTAAGTTGTCGGGCGTTGAAAACTTTATTACTGTTTTGGACAGCAGAGAGCAACATGCTTCTCCGGACAGTTTAAGAAATGAGAAGAAAACAGACATGCCTTGTTCGGACAGCAAGGTACGCCGGCTGGCTATCCAAAATCACCATGTGCAGTGCTTCCCTGTAGACAGCATGGAGATGCCAGAGGTGCTGAGGTCACTTATCATTGAAGGTAGTAAGATTGAGAATATGGCCCCGCTTCATAGGTTTAGAGTTTGCCGTGTGTTAAATTTACAAGAATGCCGCGTCCCGATGAGCTTAAAGCATATAGGGAGGTTGTTGCATCTCAAGTACTTAGGTATATCTTTCACGGCTGTTGATGAGCTTCCTAAGGAACTTGGGCATCTGAAATCTCTACAGTCACTGTTATTAATCGATATTGGGCTAGACGAGCTACCACCGACTGTTTGTTCGCTTACACAGCTGATGTGCCTAGTAGCTCAGGGGTTCAAAAGGTTCCCAGCTAACAGGATGGGGAACCTAACGTCCCTGGAGGAGCTACGGTTAGATAGCATAGTTGGCCGGAGTGCCGCCGAAGGCCTAGTGGCAGAGCTTGGCAAGCTGACAAGGTTGAGGATGGTCATGATGATCTTTGCCGAGGAACTAGACGAGAGCTTGCAAAAAGCTCTTGTGCGTTCTCTGTGCAGTCTGCGGGAACTCCAGGAACTAGTGCTTTCTTCTTCAGGACGACAGCAGGGTGCCATTGTGTGGGAAGACTGGGAGGCACCTATGCAGCTCCGGTGCCTGATTATAAAAGGCATCCGCTTCACGCGGTTCCCTGGGTGGATCAATCACTCCCGCCTGCGACGCCTCTGCTCCTTATTTCTGTGCATGTACGCTGTCGGAGTACATGACCTGGATAACCTAGCGAGATTGCCAGAGCTGAGCTACCTCATGCTAGGCGGTTTCAGCTGGCCTCCAGGGTATACTGTTGGTAAGGACGGCTTCAGGAATTTGAGGTTCTGCCATGTGGGCACAGCGCTCAAGTTTCCTATGGGCGCCATGCCAAGGCTCGAACAGCTGTGGTTTAGCGTTTATGCAGGGTATCAGAGTGGGGTAGTAAATGATGTGCCGTTGGAGCAGTTCCCAACAAAGGATGAAATCgaagatcatgacttgggccTGGATAACCTCCTTTCACTTGAGAAAGTCAACGTCAAAGTCATGTGCTCGGGTGCTACTGCCGCAGAAGTGCACGAGGTGGAGGCCATGGTCACGCGTGCGGTGGAAAATCTTCCCAACCGTCCAACTATAAAAGTGGATCGAGCACGTGAAGAAAATATGGTATCTGACGAACACAGGGTGGCTCTG CTTCAGCAACACATTCAACTACGTTACCGTGTGCTCCGGTTGAAGGATGAGCCTGATGCTTATTTCATCGCCCTCCTGCGGTCGTACCGACTTCTTCAGAAAGCCGTTATTTCCATCGACTGTGCGGGTGCCAGCCTGTGTGAGGTGGAGAAAGTGGAAGCAACTTTCAGGCATGCAGCCGAGGTTCACCGTAACCATCTGACTATCCATCTGATCAGAACAAGCACCGACGAAATGGTCTCCTCATCTGACCATCCCGACACAGAG GTGGAGAAAGTGAAAAATCATCCGAACCGTCCAGCCATACAAATGGATCGAGCACATGAAGGAAATATGTTATCTGACGAACACAGGGTGGCTCTG CTTCAGCAACACATTCAACTACGTTACCGTGTGCTCCGGTTGAAGGATGAGCCTGATGCTTATTTCATCGCCCTCCTGCGGTCGTACCGACTTCTTCAGAAAGCCGTTATTTCCATCGACTGTGCGGGTGCCAGCCTGTGTGAGGTGGAGAAAGTGGAAGCAACTTTCAGGCATGCAGCCGAGGTTCACCGTAACCATCTGACTATCCATCTGATCAGAACAAGCACCGACGAAATGGTCTCCTCATCTGACCATCCCGACACAGAG GTGGAGAAAGTGAAAAATCATCCGAACCGTCCAGCCATACAAATGGATCGAGCACATGAAGGAAATATGTTATCTGACGAACACAGGGTGGCTCTG CTTCAGCAAACAATCAGACGCCGCTGCCGTGTGCTCCAGTTGAAGGATGAACCTGATGCTTTCTTCATCAACCACCTGCGGTCATACCGACGTGGTAAGAAAGCCGTTATTTCTATCGACTGTACGGGTGCCAGCATGTGTGAGGTGGAGAAAGTGGAAGCATCTTTTAGACATGCAGCCGAGGTTCATCCTAACCATCCTACTATCCAACTGATCAGAACGAACACTGATAAAATGGTCTCCTCATCTGACCATCCCAACACAGAG CTTGACGACGATCAGGATGATTCACCAAATAATTTGCTTTGCAAACTCCAAATTGACGACAAGCGGCACGACCTTCCTCAGCTTGGCTCCACTGCGCTTGTCTTCTCCTTTGGCGCCGGCTCGGAGGAACATCATGAGAGCACGGCTCGTAAGCGCTGTGCCCGCCGCAAACGTGCGATTGGTAGCGCCCGCGAGCTGAGGCCCAGCACCAGGCTGGCTGAAAAGGAGCGCCCCAACTTCGAGGACCCGTCTCCCAGCAGCGCCTCGCCCGTCCAAGTTGCCCGCGTCGACTTCTCTG GTGACGACGATCATGATGATTCAATACATAATTTGCTTTGCAAACTCCAGCTCAGGAATTGA